A single region of the Microlunatus panaciterrae genome encodes:
- a CDS encoding LOG family protein → MTRRTLEIESLADFDAHLAATRSLHGWFIQSVDLTGRVAELRAVDPHGAVFLGCELSDAQAVDLRTRGAMLFPRLPDLPFDPYRPGLYDAAELYGGGPYAESVDAAIYAWSQSGQHTLDRTLAAALHDHAITDALDEEMARIPAGDAVGVMGGHTLLRDGADYRLAAQLGCRLATAGKTVVTGGGPGAMEAANFGAYLSPWPDRLDEALGILAEIPSYRPRVDAWAAQAFRVRDRWPLARAGSSIGIPTWFYGHEPSNPFATRIAKYFTNALREDSLLQRCGGGIIYLPGAAGTVQEIFQAVTENFYAADDTQVTPMVLVGRDYWTEEFPAWPLLQRLGHRRPMAASIHCVEDIAAAAEIVLG, encoded by the coding sequence ATGACACGGCGGACACTGGAGATCGAGTCGCTGGCCGACTTCGACGCGCACCTGGCGGCCACCCGGTCGCTCCATGGCTGGTTCATCCAGTCGGTCGACCTGACGGGCCGGGTGGCCGAGCTGCGGGCCGTCGACCCGCACGGAGCGGTCTTCCTCGGCTGCGAGTTGAGCGATGCGCAGGCGGTCGACCTCCGCACCCGCGGGGCCATGCTGTTCCCCCGGCTTCCCGACCTGCCGTTCGACCCGTACCGGCCGGGACTGTACGACGCCGCCGAGCTGTACGGCGGCGGCCCGTACGCCGAGAGCGTCGACGCGGCCATCTACGCCTGGTCCCAGTCGGGCCAGCACACCCTGGACCGGACCCTGGCCGCCGCCCTCCATGACCATGCGATCACCGACGCCCTGGACGAGGAGATGGCCAGGATCCCGGCCGGCGACGCCGTCGGGGTGATGGGTGGCCACACCCTGCTGCGGGACGGTGCCGACTACCGACTGGCGGCCCAGCTCGGTTGCCGGCTGGCGACGGCCGGCAAGACCGTCGTCACCGGCGGCGGTCCCGGAGCGATGGAGGCCGCCAACTTCGGCGCCTACCTGAGCCCCTGGCCGGATCGGCTGGACGAGGCGCTCGGCATCCTGGCCGAGATCCCCAGCTACCGGCCACGGGTGGACGCCTGGGCGGCCCAGGCCTTCCGGGTCCGGGACCGCTGGCCGCTGGCGCGGGCCGGCTCCAGTATCGGTATCCCCACCTGGTTCTACGGGCACGAACCGTCGAACCCGTTCGCCACCAGGATCGCCAAGTACTTCACCAACGCGCTCCGCGAGGACAGCCTGCTGCAGCGGTGCGGTGGCGGCATCATCTATCTGCCGGGAGCGGCCGGCACCGTCCAGGAGATATTCCAGGCCGTCACGGAGAACTTCTACGCCGCCGACGACACCCAGGTCACCCCGATGGTGCTGGTGGGTCGCGACTACTGGACCGAGGAGTTCCCGGCCTGGCCGCTGCTGCAACGGCTGGGCCATCGGCGCCCGATGGCGGCGAGCATCCACTGTGTCGAGGACATCGCCGCCGCCGCCGAGATCGTGCTCGGATAG
- a CDS encoding cation diffusion facilitator family transporter has protein sequence MSTTKQEPLTGSSAESSQDSSMLTVVIAFGANLLIAIAKSVAAFLTGSASMLAEAAHSWADTGNEVLLLVAERKGDRGRDTKHPLGYGRESYVWSMIAAFGLFTAGAVVSIMHGVQALVAPEPATDYTINYIILAIAFVLEGVSFTQAFLQSRKSARALDRELLSHVMKTSNPTLRAVFFEDSAALLGLLIAAAGIGLHQLTGSPVPDAIGSILVGLLLGVVAVVLIDRNRRFLVGQAVTPGLRSRVLSRLLQLDEIERITYLHLEFVGPSRVFLVAAVDMTGDDAEHDLAVRLRAVERALEKDEFVEEAVLTLATADEPSLS, from the coding sequence GTGAGCACCACGAAGCAGGAACCGCTGACCGGCTCGTCGGCCGAGTCGTCGCAGGACAGCAGCATGCTGACAGTGGTGATCGCCTTCGGCGCCAACCTGCTGATCGCGATCGCCAAGTCGGTGGCGGCCTTCCTGACCGGGTCGGCGTCCATGCTGGCCGAGGCGGCCCACTCCTGGGCTGACACCGGCAACGAGGTCTTACTGCTGGTCGCTGAGCGCAAGGGCGACCGCGGGCGGGACACCAAGCACCCGCTCGGCTACGGCCGAGAGTCCTACGTGTGGTCGATGATCGCCGCCTTCGGGCTGTTCACCGCCGGAGCAGTGGTGTCGATCATGCACGGCGTCCAGGCGCTGGTGGCGCCGGAGCCGGCGACGGACTACACGATCAACTACATCATTCTCGCGATCGCCTTCGTGCTGGAGGGCGTCTCGTTCACCCAGGCGTTCCTCCAGTCCCGCAAGTCGGCCCGCGCCCTCGACCGCGAGCTGCTGTCGCATGTGATGAAGACCTCCAACCCGACACTGCGAGCGGTGTTCTTCGAGGACTCGGCGGCGTTGCTCGGGCTGCTGATCGCCGCCGCCGGAATCGGCCTGCACCAGCTCACCGGCTCACCGGTGCCCGACGCCATCGGGTCGATCCTGGTCGGCCTCCTGCTGGGCGTGGTGGCTGTCGTCCTGATCGACCGGAACCGGCGTTTCCTGGTGGGACAGGCGGTCACGCCGGGCCTGCGGAGCCGGGTGCTGTCGCGGCTGCTGCAGCTCGACGAGATCGAGCGCATCACCTACCTGCACCTTGAGTTCGTCGGACCGAGCCGGGTCTTCCTGGTGGCTGCGGTGGACATGACCGGCGACGACGCCGAGCACGACCTGGCCGTCAGGCTGCGGGCGGTCGAGCGGGCGCTGGAGAAGGACGAGTTCGTCGAGGAGGCGGTACTGACACTGGCCACCGCGGATGAGCCCTCGTTGAGCTGA